Below is a window of Candidatus Flexicrinis affinis DNA.
GCGATGGAGGTGGCGCGTGCGCTGGGCGGCGATTACCGGCTCAAGTTTGAGCGCGGCTACCCGGCCATGTACAACGCCGCCGAAGTGTCGGACGTGATTCGCGATGTGACCAAGACGGGTTACGGCGACGACGGCCTGATCGACCACGAGGTCGGCATGGGCGCGGAGGACTTCAGCTACATGCTGCAGGCTGCCCCGGGCGCGATGTTCAACCTCGGCGCCAAGTACGACGACAAGGACCGGCCGCACCACAGCCCGGTGTTCAACATCGCCGAGGACATGCTGCCGGTGGGCGTCACCGTGCTGGCGAGCGCGGCGCTCAAGCTGCTGGAGAACGGCGAGGCGTAACAGAGGCGGTTCAGGTTAGAAGACATACGACGCGGGGAGGTGTTTAGCCTCCCCGCGTTTGTGTGGTGGCAGCAATCCCGTTTACTCATCTTCGGGCGGTAGGCTCGCCAGCAAGGCCTCGACGGCGTGCTGCACATCCGAGATTCGCTCAACTGCATCCCAAACAATGACGGTATCCACCGCGTCATACTGATGAATCAGCACATCACGGAAACCCTTCACTGCGCGCCAGTCCACCGAAGCCTGCTGATCCAACAGCGCATCGGGCAACCGCTTTGCGACTTCGCCGATGACTTCAAACGCGCGAATCACGGCAAGCTGTGTCTTGCGATCTCTGCCGAAAGCAACACTGTCCATACCCGCAGTAAAGGCTCGTATGTCATTTACAGAGCCGGCCATATCCAGTAGGTAGTCGCGCGTAGACTTCTTCACAGTGGAACGACGTCATCTGCGATACGCTGGCGAAAACGCTCGTTCATACCGCCCTCGCTAACGACGTTCACCTCGCGGTCGAGCAGATCCTGCAAGTCCTGCCACAAGGCTGACAAATCGAACAGACTCGCGCCGGGCCGGAACGCGACCAGCACGTCGATGTCGCTTTCGGGGGTCGCGTCGCCGCGCGCCACGCTGCCGAAGACGCGCACGTTGTACGCGCGGTGACGCCGTGCTAGCTCAAGGATTTCGTCGCGTCGAGCGCGCAGGTCGTCAAGGGAGGGAACGGTCTTGGCAGGATCAGTCAACGTGATGACTCCGCGTGTTTGTCTCGATTATAGCAGTG
It encodes the following:
- a CDS encoding DUF86 domain-containing protein, which produces MKKSTRDYLLDMAGSVNDIRAFTAGMDSVAFGRDRKTQLAVIRAFEVIGEVAKRLPDALLDQQASVDWRAVKGFRDVLIHQYDAVDTVIVWDAVERISDVQHAVEALLASLPPEDE
- a CDS encoding nucleotidyltransferase family protein; translation: MTDPAKTVPSLDDLRARRDEILELARRHRAYNVRVFGSVARGDATPESDIDVLVAFRPGASLFDLSALWQDLQDLLDREVNVVSEGGMNERFRQRIADDVVPL